A region of Corvus cornix cornix isolate S_Up_H32 chromosome 3, ASM73873v5, whole genome shotgun sequence DNA encodes the following proteins:
- the PNPT1 gene encoding polyribonucleotide nucleotidyltransferase 1, mitochondrial codes for MAAATSCGRTALGALCRDGGGAAARWRRVLPPGRPALPWVPARGAAAGPGLGLGRAVTVEVGGRKMELSSGKLAKFADGSAVVQLGDTAVMVTAVSKTKPSPSQFMPLVVDYRQKAAAAGRIPTNYLRRELGSTDKEILTSRVIDRSIRPLFPAGYFYDTQILCNLLAVDGVNDPDILAINGASAALALSDIPWNGPIGAVRVGLVDGETVINPTRKEMASSALNLVVAGAPQSQVVMLEATAENILQQDFCHAIKVGVKQTQQIIQGIQQLVKERGVVKRTVQKLFIAPEEIVEMAKKLACNKIYAVFTDSSHDKISRDEAINKIRLETEEELKEKFPEAEPYEIMESFNVASKDIFRNLVLNEYRRCDGRDLTSLRDIKCEVNMFKMLHGSALFQRGQTQVLCTVTFDSLESSVKSDVISTAVSGIKDKNFMLHYEFPPYATNEIGKVTGMNRRELGHGALAERALKPVIPQDFPFTIRVTSEVLESNGSSSMASACGGSLALMDAGVPVTNAVAGVAIGLITKCSQGKGDIEDYRLLTDILGIEDYYGDMDFKMAGTNKGITALQVDLKLPGIPIKIVVEAIQQATAAKREILQIMNQTLAKPRPKRKESGPVVETIHVPLSKRLRFVGPGAYNLKKLQAQTGVTVSQLDEETYSVFAPTPGAMHEAREFIGEICKDDQEVNLEFGAVYTATITELRDSGVMVKLYPNMTPVLLHNSQLDQRKIKHPSALGLEVGQEIQVKYFGRDPTDGRMRLSRKILQSPATSTPKTLTDKNSIVLGGAVPQTSTSSQ; via the exons ATGGCGGCCGCCACGAGCTGCGGCCGCACCGCGCTGGGCGCGCTGTGCCGGGatggcggcggggccgcggcgcgGTGGCGGCGGGTCCTGCCCCCGGGCCGCCCCGCCCTGCCGTGGGTGCCCGCCCGCGGCGCCGCGGCAGGGCCCGGGCTCGGGCTCGGGCGGGCCGTGACGGTGGAGGTGGGCGGCAG aAAGATGGAGCTGTCTTCTGGAAAACTTGCAAAGTTCGCTGATGGATCTGCTGTTGTTCAG CTAGGTGACACAGCAGTGATGGTCACAGCAGTCAGCAAAACCAAGCCTTCTCCATCTCAGTTTATGCCATTAGTG GTTGACTACCGtcagaaagctgctgcagcaggaagaattCCTACAAACTATCTAAGAAGAGAGCTTGGTTCCACTGATAAAGAAATTCTTACAAGCAGAGTAATAG ATCGGTCAATCAGACCACTCTTTCCAGCAGGCTACTTCTATGATACACAG ATCCTTTGTAATCTTTTAGCAGTAGATGGTGTCAATGATCCTGATATTCTGGCAATTAATGGAG CTTCTGCAGCACTTGCATTGTCTGATATCCCCTGGAATGGTCCTATTG GTGCAGTGAGGGTAGGGCTGGTGGATGGAGAGACTGTTATCAATCCAACTCGAAAAGAGATGGCCTCTAGTGCTTTAAATTTAGTTGTTGCTGGAGCTCCACAAAGTCAAGTTG TTATGTTGGAAGCAACTGCTGAGAATATCTTGCAGCAAGACTTCTGCCATGCCATCAAAGTGGGGGTGAAGCAGACCCAGCAGATAATCCAGGGCATTCAGCAGCTGGTGAAGGAGCGAGGCGTTGTCAAGAGAACTGTCcagaaattatttattgctCCTGAAGAGATCGTGGAAATGGCAAAGAA aCTTGCTTGTAACAAGATCTATGCAGTGTTCACAGATTCAAGCCATGATAAA ATTTCGAGAGATGAGGCAATCAACAAAATAAGGCTTGAAACAGAAGAGGAGCTGaaag AAAAATTTCCGGAGGCTGAGCCTTATGAAATCATGGAATCTTTCAATGTGGCTTCAAAGGATATTTTTAGAAATCTAGTTCTAAATGAATATAGAAG GTGTGATGGGAGAGATTTGACTTCCCTCAGAGACATTAAATGTGAAGTGAACATGTTCAAAATGCTTCATGGATCAGCCTTATTTCAAAGAGGTCAAACACAG gttCTGTGTACAGTTACATTTGACTCTCTAGAATCGAGTGTAAAATCAGATGTTATCTCAACAGCAGTGAG tggaataaaagataaaaacttCATGCTGCATTATGAG TTTCCACCTTATGCAACCAATGAGATTGGCAAAGTTACTGGGATGAACAGGAGAGAACTTGGACATG GTGCATTGGCAGAACGAGCTTTGAAACCAGTTATTCCCCAGGATTTCCCATTCACAATCCGAGTTACTTCTGAAGTCTTAGAATCAAATG GGTCCTCTTCCATGGCTTCTGCATGTGGTGGAAGTTTGGCATTAATGGATGCAG GAGTTCCAGTAACAAATGCAGTTGCCGGTGTAGCCATAGGCCTTATTACCAAGTGCAGTCAGGGAAAAGGGGACATTGAGGACTATCGTTTGCTGACAGACATCCTG ggaaTTGAAGATTACTATGGAGATATGGATTTCAAGATGGCAGGCACTAATAAAGGGATAACAGCACTGCAG GTTGATCTGAAGCTGCCAGGAATACCAATAAAAATTGTGGTGGAAGCTATTCAGCAAGCTACAG CTGCAAAGAGGGAGATTTTACAAATCATGAACCAAACACTGGCAAAACCCAGacctaaaagaaaagaaagtggaCCAGTTGTAG AAACTATCCACGTTCCATTATCAAAAAGATTAAGATTCGTTGGTCCTGGGGCTTATAATTTGAAAAAACTGCAAGCACAGACTG GTGTGACTGTGAGTCAGCTGGATGAAGAGACCTATTCTGTGTTTGCTCCCACACCAGGGGCAATGCACGAAGCCAGAGAATTTATTGGGGAGATCTGCAAAGATGAT CAAGAAGTTAATTTGGAATTTGGGGCAGTTTATACAGCCACAATAACTGAACTAAG agattCTGGAGTGATGGTAAAACTGTATCCGAATATGACCCCAGTATTACTTCATAATTCACAGCTGGATCAAAGAAAG ATTAAACACCCTAGTGCCCTGGGATTAGAAGTTGGACAAGAAATtcag GTTAAGTACTTTGGCCGTGATCCCACTGATGGCAGAATGAGGCTTTCACGTAAAATTCTCCAGTccccagccaccagcaccccGAAAACCCTGACTGACAAAAACAGCATTGTCCTGGGAGGGGCTGTTCCACAGACATCCACGTCATCCCAGTGA